The genomic window CTAAATACAATCTCTTTCTTGAAAACAACTTTTTTTGGCATAGCCAACCCTCCAAAAATTTTCTTACATGATTATTATCATAATACTACATTTTTATGAAAAAGTAAATAAATTTTTTATTTTTTTAGTCTAAATTATCTTTTTAGTCATTAAAAAGATGAGGTAACTAAGTAACCTCATCTAAATAATTTTTATTAAATTAGAATTTTTTTACAAAGTTAAATCCAATACTTCTTATATCTTTTTCATATTTAATTCCATTAAATGTTGTAGAATCATAGAAGTAGTGGTTGTAAGCTATTGTCCATTCTGTAGTTTCGTTTTGTTGAATTTTAAATCCTGTACCAACCATTATAGAATCTATTGCATATTCTGTAGCTGCATAAGTAGTTCCTTTTGCTCCTGTATCAGCATAGTTAAATCCAACTAACCAAGATACTTTTTCATTTAATTTATATTCAGAACCTAAAGAAACTTCCCATCCATTATCATAATCATATCTTCCAGGGTCATCTCCTACTCTGTCCATTTTTGCATCTTTGTTAAAATAGTAGTTTCCACCTATAAATGTTGTCCAATCATCAGTTACTTTATATGAAGCTCCTAAAGCCATTAAAGCTGGTAAATCTCTTCTAGTTTTTAATCCATCAGCATAAACAGGATAAATTCCTAATAATTGATCTGAAACTCCTTGGCCTGGTCTTAATACAGCAGTTGGATCTGTTATTGTTGCATCTGTTTTAAAATCTAATTTTACTCTACTATCATATCTAAATCCAATATTTAATCTATCATTAGCAGCATAGTTTAAACCTAATTGAACTCCTACACCAAAGGCTGTTCTTTCTGAATCAATTGAAACTGGTAAATAAACTGGTGATGCCCCTCCTGATAAAGTAACTGGATATTTAGTACTTGCCTCTAAAGTTCTTAATCCATAAACTGCTCTTAATCCTAAAGACATTGATAATTTTTCATCTACATTCCAAGCTTTACCAATAGTCATTTGAGCATATTGATTTGAACCTTTAAGATTTGTATCTTTTAATAATTCATTCATATTTACTAATCCTGATGAAGTAGGAACATCTGGTAAAGGAATTCCATTTTTATATTCTAATGAAGCTCCTCCAGCTACTGCACCAAAAGTCCAGAATAAAGCTCCATCATCAGTTTTTTTATAAATTGCAAAATTAGGAATTGGAGATGATAAATCTGTATCAAATCCTTTTCCATTATAATTATTATCTGTCATTTTTTGGTCTCCAAAAGCATATTGGATTCCACCAGCGAAATATGTTCCATTTTCTAATCTCATTAATCCTGCTGGGTTGAAGTTAACTGTAGTTCCATAGTTGATAGCTCCTTGTTGAGCTGGGTTTGCTCCATACTCAGCTGTATAGTTTTGAACATGGTCTATAGAAGCACCAAATGCTGTAGCACTAACTAATAAAGATGCTATTGTTAATTTTTTTAAATTCATTGTAAATTTCCTCCATAAAAATACATTCGTAATCATACGTATATAATATAACATATGTTTCTATAAAAAATCAA from Fusobacterium perfoetens ATCC 29250 includes these protein-coding regions:
- a CDS encoding OmpP1/FadL family transporter, translating into MNLKKLTIASLLVSATAFGASIDHVQNYTAEYGANPAQQGAINYGTTVNFNPAGLMRLENGTYFAGGIQYAFGDQKMTDNNYNGKGFDTDLSSPIPNFAIYKKTDDGALFWTFGAVAGGASLEYKNGIPLPDVPTSSGLVNMNELLKDTNLKGSNQYAQMTIGKAWNVDEKLSMSLGLRAVYGLRTLEASTKYPVTLSGGASPVYLPVSIDSERTAFGVGVQLGLNYAANDRLNIGFRYDSRVKLDFKTDATITDPTAVLRPGQGVSDQLLGIYPVYADGLKTRRDLPALMALGASYKVTDDWTTFIGGNYYFNKDAKMDRVGDDPGRYDYDNGWEVSLGSEYKLNEKVSWLVGFNYADTGAKGTTYAATEYAIDSIMVGTGFKIQQNETTEWTIAYNHYFYDSTTFNGIKYEKDIRSIGFNFVKKF